From the genome of Gemmatimonadota bacterium:
AGACACAATAGAGCCAGCCTCGCTCCAGTGGCTCGCCGCAGTGGCGGCACGGAACGACGAAGAGGTTGGCCCCGCATCGGGGGCAGAAGCGCAGATTTTCCCGGTCAGGAAGGGCTCCGTCGCATTCGGGACAATGGTCCACCGCCGGCCCACCTCTTGGGCCTTCCCTCTTCGCCGGGGGGACGGATTCCTTCTCTGTCTCGGCGGTGGAAGTCTCCCGCGGCATGGTCTCAGAGGAACCTTCGCCCGTGTCCAGCGTCGCCTGAATGCCGCGCTCGCGATCCTCGTCGACGGCCCGGGGGGAGATCGAGGCCAGCCGCGCCGGATTGAGCCGCACTCCGACCGCCGCGAACTCCCGATAGATCCCGGTGTTCGGGTTCGATTGATCGAGCTCCCTCCGGATCTTGGCGCAAGCCGGATCTGACTCGAGGATCAGGAAGTCACCTTGACCGGCGAGGAGGCGGAGGAGGGCGTCCTCGTAATCCCCGTTCATGCGGACGCCGAGACGATCCCGGTGGGTCCGATACGGAACGAGCGACTGGTAGATCTCCGCGACGGTGAAGGATCCCTCGAGGTACTCGGGCGCACCCCGGTGGATCTCCTCGACGAGAATCCGGTGGAATCTTTCGACGAGCTTGGTGTCGGTCTGCATTGGGATGGTCGAGAAGGAGGGAACGGCGGCGAAGCGCGGGCTCCGGTAAGGTCAAAGGCCGCCGGGTCATTCGCCGGCGGGAGCCGGGTCACCAGAGTTGGCCTGCAAGTCGTTCAAGTGAAGGAGGCCCGCGTCTGCGGCCGTGCGAACGAAGGCCTCCGGATCCCCGTATGGTACCTCCACTCCATGCTGTTCGAGCCAACGCTCAGCCATTCTCCGCATGAACGGAACCAGTGCCTCGTGCGAAAAGCCGAGGTGATCCCGGAACTGGCGGACGACATCGGAAAAAGGCCCGCGGAGAATCTGCCCGCCGGCGAGCCTCACCTGCACATAGTCCGCGGCGGCGCCCGGTCCCGATCCGAGGCCGAAGAGTTCGAGTTGGTTTTCGTCGTGGAGCGCCCATGGATGAGAACCCGATACGCGGGCCTCGACCTCCGCGAGGATCTCCTCCACGGGATCCCACTCAAGGGTCTCCAGCTGCGTGAGACGCTCGCTCCAGGGGCGGAGGCGCGCGTCGCCTTCGGGCACCCCCGTGACGGAGCGCTTGAGGTCGAGGACACGCCACACCGCGAGGGAATCCCAGTGCTCCGCCGGCGGCACCCGTTCGAATTCCCGAAGGGAACCTTCCCAGTCTCCCCTGTCGTAGAGGAGGTGCCCTAGATAGGTCCGTGCCTCGTGGAGATCGGGGTCGAGACGCAACGCGCGGCGGAGATGACGACACGCCGCGACCTCGTCGCCCAACCGATGAACCGTGTACCCCATCGAGGCGACGGCCTCGGCCGAATCGGGACGCGCGGCGGCGAGCCGTGCGAACGCCTGCTTGGCCTGCGCGAAAAGTCCTTCGCGGTAAAGGGCCCGGCCCATCGTGAGCATGAGCTCGACATCGTCTTCGTAACCGAGGGCCTCGACCCTGCGGAAGAGATCGAGCCCCTCGCTCGACCGGCCGAGTCGCAGGAGGACCTCGCCCATCCCGACCATGGCGTCTTCGTGCCCGGCATCAAGGATGAGCGCGCGCTCGAAGGCGAGCCGAGCCCAAGCGAACTCCTCGCGGGCAAGTCGGGCGTGACCCAGCCCGACGTAAAGGTCCACGGCATTCGGATATAGAGCGAGGCCCTCTTTCAACGTCTCGAGGGCCCCGTCCACGTCACCTTCGTTGTAGAGACTGTGAGCTCGCTCGTCGTATTCTTCCGAGCTCCAGAACCGATCCACCATATCCGAGTCTCTCCCGGGCGGAGGTGGCGGGTGGACGTACGGCGCGCCGCGGGTATGGCGACCCGGGGAGCCGACCATCCCGAATGTAAAGGGATGCGGATGGACCGGCCACTCCCGCGCAGGGCCGCGCCTCGTTAAGCCGGCGATCCCTCCTCGGCGCTCGCCGCGACGGCTTCCTTCTCCGTGCCCCGCCCGTTCGGGCTCCCCCGGCCGTGGGCGATGGCGGGGCGGCAAAACCGGAGTCCCACGGTGTAAAGCTCGCGGAGATCGGCTTCCGCCAGATCCGGATACCGCTCTCCCAGATAACCCATCGTCTCCTCCAGCCACTCCTCTTGATCCTTGTCGGCCGCTTGCAGGACGCCGCATCGGTTGATGTGGCTGAAAAGCTCGTCCCGCGCGCGGTCCTTCAGCTTGCTCCTATCGGTCATGAAGCCTCCACCCTATGGTCAAATGATGCTCGATTCGTCGAGGAAGGGCACGTGGAAGGTCCCGGAAACGGGGCCCCCGACCCAAAAACATGCTAAGGTAACGGAACTTCGAGGGCGCATTCAAGCGACGAACCCCCCCGTGCATCCTCCCGCGACGACTCTCGGATCCATCGAAATCGAGGTGTTCCGGCACCTCTTCACCGCCCTGGCTGAAGAGATGGGTGCTACGCTCCGGCGGGCCGGATCCTCCCCGAACATCAAGGAAAGGAGGGATTACTCCTGCGCGCTTTTTTCGCCGGGCGGGACCCTCGTCGCGCAGGGCGACCACATGCCCGTGCACCTCGGGGCACTCCCCATGAGTGTAGCCGCGACACTTCGGGCCCTCGGTCCCCTCGCCCCGGGGGACGTCGCGATCCTGAACGACCCCTACGAAGGAGGGACGCACCTGCCCGACATCACCATGGTGGCGCCCGCGATCCATCCCGCTAGCGGTACCCGTCTCGGTTATGTGGCGGCGCGCGCCCACCACGCGGACGTCGGGGGAATGACGCCCGGCTCCATGCCGATCGCCCGTGAGATCTTCCAGGAGGGCCTTCGAATTCCCCCGGTCCATCTGATCCGGGAGGGCCGGAGGGTCCCGGAGACCTGGAGACTCCTCCTGGCGAACGTGCGCACGCCGGCGGAGAGGGAGGGGGATCTCGATGCGCAACTCGGGGCCCTCGAGGTCGGGATCCGGCGACTTGGCGAGATGGCCGACCGGAGGGGCGCCGAGAGCATACTCTCCGCCCAGAGTGAGCTGGTTGCATATGGCGACCGACTCGTCCACGAAGGGATTCGGCGGATCCCGGCGGGGCGATGGACCGCGGACGACCAACTCGACTCCGACGGAATGGGCACCGAGTCCATTCCGATCCGCGTGGAGCTCTCGACGGACGGCGAACGGATCCGTCTCGACTTCACGGGGAGTGGGGAGCAAGCCGCGGGCGGGGTGAACGCCGTGGCCGCGGTCACGAGCTCCGCCGCCCGCTACGTCCTGCGATGTGTCGTCGAGGACCTCCTCGGGACCGATCTCCCCGCGGGCGGGGGGTCCATGAGCGCAATGGAACTCGTCCTGCCCGAAGGAAGCATCGTGAACGCGAGTCCCCCCGCCGCCGTCGCGGCCGGAAACGTAGAGACGAGCCAGAGAATCACCGACGTCCTCTTCCAGGCCTTCGCTCTCGCGCTCCCCGATCGGATACCGGCCCTCTCTCAGGGAACGATGAACAACATGACGATCGGTGGGCTCGACCCGCGGACCGGACGGCACTTCGCGTATTACGAGACGGTCGGAGGTGGAATGGGAGCGGGGCCGCGCGCCTCGGGACTCTCCGGCGTGCATACCCACATGTCCAATACGATGAACACTCCGATCGAGGCGCTGGAACACACATACCCGGTTCGGGTTCTGCGCTACGCCATCCGCCGGGGATCGGGGGGAAAGGGCCTCCACCGGGGCGGAGACGGCCTCCGGAGGGACGTCCAGCTCCTCGCCCCCGCGGAGGTAACGCTCCTCAGCGAGCGGCGCCGCCAGGGGCCCAGAGGGGCGCGCGGAGGGGAGGACGGCGCGGTAGGCGAAAACGTGCTCATTCGGGGGACGCGCGCTACGGCGCTCGCCGACAAAGTGACCTTCAGGTGTGAGGCCGGGGACGTCGTGAGCATCCGGTCGCCGGGGGGCGGCGGCTGGGGCGTGGGGCGCTGACCGGAAGAGACGGCCGACACAATGCACGTGCAACTCGCGTTCGTTTGCGACGACGCCACGATGAATCCGGACGGGAAGATGGACGTGCGGGGCGTCTTCAACGATCTCGCGGCCCCGGCCTTCCCGGCGAAACAGGATCACATGGTCCTGGTGACCACCATCGAGTGGGAGCCCGGGGACGAAGGGCGGAACGCCTTTCGGGTGGACCTTCTTGGACCGGATGGCCGCCCTTCCCTCACCGTGGACGGCCACACCGAAGTGGAGCGCCGCGCCCCCGACCGGCCGCCGCCCCGGACCCGTCTGATCCTACCGCTCGAGGGGGTCGTCTTTCCCCGCCCGGGGCGTTACACCTTCGAGATTCGGGTCAAGGGAAGGAAACTCCGGGGCCCTTCCCTCTTCCTCATGGAAGCGGCGGCGAGGTAGCGGCTGGAGCGGGCCAGACGGTTCGGCGAAGTCCCAGGAGCGACCGGAGCCCGGCGACCGGACGGAACCGGGAGGCCCGCTCCCGATGCGCGAAACCTACGCGGAAGGGGCATTCCTCGATCCGGCGCGCATGCGGGGCAACCTTCGAGAGAAGCTCGAGGTTCGCACCCCACCCCTTGCTCCAGAGGAGCCGCTCCCCCTCGGGGAGCTCGCGAACCGCCTTTTTTACGACGATCACCCGGTACGCCCGGAAGCCCGAAAGGGGGTCGGCCACCGGCGCGCGCGTGAGGGCCCTTCCGAGGAGGACCCGGGCGAGCCGGCGCGAAACGCGTACGGGCTTCGGCAAGCCGGTTCCCTCCTCCGCCACCCGCCCCGCCACGAGGTCCGCGCCCCCCTCGATTGCCTTGACCATGTCCACCAGGTCTTCGGGATTCTCCGTGAAGTCGCCCTGAAGGGTCACGACGACGTCCCGCTTGGGGTAAGCGCTCCGGTCCACGATGTCGCGGAGGAGTCGCTCGACGGCCGCCCCGTATCCGAGCCGCTGTTCGGCGCGGACGGTCCTAAGCGGGAGCGCCCTCGCGTACCGAGCTAGGACCTCCGCAGTGCCGTCGTCCGACGCGTCATCCAGCACGACGATCTCGAAATCCCGACCGAACTCCGCCATCACCTTGCGGATCTTCCAGAGGAGGACGCCGAGCGTTCCGGCCTCGTTGTGCGCGGGAATAGCGATGTAGATCACTCCGAGTCCTCCGCGGTCCGATTCTCGGGCCCGGACTCCATGGCCCGACCCTCCTCGGGGCCCACTGGTACCACGCCCTCCGACCCCGGTTCCTCTTCATCGGGCCTCGTCTTCCACCGTTTGTGAAACCAGAAGTACTGTTCGGGAGACTCCCGGATCGCCGCCTCCAACGCGGCGTGGTAGGCACGGGTCAGGGCGAGGAGGTCCCCCGCCGGGTCCCCGGCAGTCTCGAAGTCGAGCGGCTCGATCGCGAGATGGTAGCGGGCCCGGTGTCCATCGAGGCGGCGCACGAGGGCCGTGAGGACCTCGGCACCCGTTCGCGCCGCCAGTAGCCCGGGGCCCCGAGCGGTGGCCGCCGGCGTCCCGAAAAAGTCCACGAAGAGGCCCCCGACCGGTGCGTTCTGATCCGCGACCAGCGCTACGGCCCGGGGCTCCCGAAGGGATCGGAGGAGGTGCCGTGTCGCCTCGTGACGATAGACCACTCGCATCCCCAACTCCTCCCGCATCCGTCGCAACCGGGCCTCGAATAGGCGGTTTCGCTGAATCCGGGCCACTACGTCAATGGGAACGCCGTTTGCGGCCACGGCGGCGCCCCCGATCTCCCAATTTCCCAGGTGTCCGGTGAGGAGGAGAACGCCCCGCCCCTGCGCGAGCGCCGCATGAACTCGGTCGAGTCCGGACACGCCGCACCGTTCCCGGATCTCGGCGGGGGTCATCCCTTCGAGCAGGAGGAGCGCCGCGGCCTCCCGGCCCAGGTGCCGGTAACAGGCGGACGCCACCTTTCGGCGCCAGGAGGGAGTTCTTTCGGGGAAGGCGCGCTCGAGGTTCTCCGCGACGACCCGGCGCCGGATGCGCAGCACGGATCCCGCGATCCATCCGCACGCAGCACCGAGACCCAGTGCCACCGGTTCCGGAAGCCGCCGCACCACGGCGGACACGGAGAGTAAAAGTAGCTGCTCCGCCCGGTGGGAAATCCGGGGCTCGGTCACGCGCTTCCGGCGGGAATCCCGATCGGCAGGTCCGGGCTCCGAAACTGCAGGTCGTGGAGGCGTCGGTAGAGCCCGCCTTCGTGGAGCAGCGCCTCGTGGGTCCCGTGCTGGACGATCCGGCCCCCTTCCATGACGAGGATCTGATCGGCGCGCTGAATCGTCGAGAGGCGGTGCGCGACGACGAAGACGGTGCGGCCGGCGAGGAGACGCCCGAGCGCTTCCTGCACGAGGCGCTCCGACTCCGAATCGAGGGCGGAGGTGGCCTCGTCGAGGATGAGGATCGGGGGGTCCCGAAGCACCGCGCGGGCGATCGCGATCCTCTGCCGTTCGCCGCCGGAGAGTTGGGTTCCTCGTTCCCCGACCACGGTGTCGTATCCGTAGGGAAGGCGCGCGACGAACTCGTGGGCATGCGCGGCCCGTGCCGCCGCCTCCACCGCCTCGCCGGTAACACCCTCCAACGCATAGGCGATGTTCGCCCGGACCGTGTCGTGGAAAAGCACGGTCTCCTGCGAGACGACGCCGAGCCGTTCGCGGAGGGACCGGAGTGAAAACTCGCGAAGGTCGGTCCCATCCACGAGGATCCGGCCTCCCGTCACGTCATAAAAGCGCGCGAGGAGATCCACGATCGTCGTTTTTCCCGCGCCCGAGGGGCCGACCAGCGCGGTCACCGTCCCCGCCCCTGCGCGGAAGCTGGCCTCCTGAAGGACGGGCTCCCCCGCACGATACTCGAAGGAGACGCGGTCGAAGGCGATCTCCTCCCGGACACCGGGAAACGGCACGGCCTGGGGGCGATCTCGAATCTCGATCGGGGCATCGAGGAACTCGAAGGCCCGCTCGGCCGCGACAAGTCCGGGTTGCACGATCGCGGGCAGCTTCCCGAGGTACTTTACGGGAGCATAGAGCTTCATGGAGAGGGCGACGAAGGTGATGAACTCTTCCCCCGAAACGCTTCCGCCCTCCAGGACGAGGCGCGTCCCGTACCAGAGGATCGCGACCGTCCCGAGGGCACCGGCCGTCTCCGTGATCGGTGCGGAGAGGGCCCGGTATCGCTCGGTCCTCACGAAGTTCTTGAAGTAGCTCCAGGTGAGCGCCCGGAAGCGCTTCCGCTCGTGGGCCTCGGCGGCCGAGGCCTTCACCACGCGAATCCCTGCCAGCGTCTCCTGAAGGTGACTGTTCACGTCACCGGCCAGGTTCAGGACCGCGCGATCCCCGCGGCGGACCCGACGGAGAAGTGGACCCCAGATGAGCGCGACTCCGGGAACCACGATGAAGGCGGCGAGCGTGAGCCTCCAAGAAATGAGAACCATCCAACCCAGAGCGGCCACGAGCTCGAAACCCGACGAGAGGATTCTCGCGAGCTCTCGCGAGACGAGCGTCCGGAGCTGCTCGATGTCGTGGGTCACCCGCGAGACGATCTGTCCCATCCTCGTCCGCCCGAAAAAGACGAGATCCAGGTCCACGAGGTGGTCGTAGACTTCGTTGCGAAGGTCTCGCGTCACCGACTGCTCGATCCAGGCGACCAGGTAAGTCCGCAGGTAGTCGAAGGCGTTTTTCAGAAGGAAGACAACCAGCAGGAAAAGAATGATCCCCTGCATCGCATCGGCCGGCGGAGCGCTGAGGTCCACGAACCGGCCCACCGTCCAGTCCATGATGCGCTCGAGCGTCCCTTCCTCCCCCGGTGCGGCGGCGGCTCCCCCTCCGGGCTCTGAGAAGAGGGTCTGCAGGAACGGGATCAGAAGCGCGAGCGAAAACGCGTCCAGCGCGGCGAAGATCGAAGTCGCTAGGACGGCGAGCGCGAACACCGGGCGGTAAGGCGCCAGGTATCCGAGGATCCGGCGGATGAGCGTCAACGCGGGCGGGGTTTGAGGGTCGCCACCGGGACGATCATCTCCTCGGGCGAGATGCCACCGTGGAGGAAGGCCCCGCGGTACCGGTTCTGGTACTCGCGAAGCTTCGTCGGATACACGAGAAAGTAGTCCTCCAGCGCGAGCACGTATCCCGTCCCGATTCTCCCGTGCGGGATGCGGAGGTCGGCCGGATCAGAGGTCGCGAAGACCGCCTTCGGGTCCTCTGCCTTGAGATCGTATCCGAACTTAAAGCGGAGGTTCGAAGTCGCGTCCTTGCGCGCGAAAACCGTCGTGGGACGGTTGCAGTGGATCGAGCCATGATCCGTCGTGAGGACCGTGGAAATTCCCTGCGCCGCGACCTCTCGCAGGACCTGCAGGAGGGAGGATCTTTCGAGCCAGGACCGCGTGAGCTCCCGGAGCGAGATCTCGTCGCGGGCCACCTCCATGAAAACCGGAGACTCGCCTCGCGAGTGGATGAGGAGGTCCATGAAATTGAAGACGAGGGCGACGACCCCCCCCTCGGTCTTGAGGGCAGAGGTCACGCGAGCACGGAGCCGCTCTCCCTCCCGTTCGGAGAAGATCTTTTCGTAGTGGACCGGGATGTCGCGTCCGGCAAGACTTCGGAGATGGCGTGTGAGGAGCGGTTGCTCGAAATCGTTCAGGCTCCCTTCTTCCCCGATCCCCTCCCACCACCCCGGTCGGTCCGCCGCGATTCGCTCGGGGAATTGCCCCGAAAAGATGGCGTTTCGCGAATACGGGGTCGCGGTCGGGAGGATGGAGTAATAAAGATCCTCCTCCACGTCGAATAGCGGCGCCAACAGAGGGCGCATGACGCGCCACTGGTCGAGTCGCATGCAATCCAACACGACGAGGAGGACTGGATTCCGGCCGAGCAGCGGGAAGAGGTATCGCGTGACCAGGTCCGTCGAGAGGGTGGGGCGATCGCCTCTGTCCCTCATCCAGAGGGGATACACCTCCTTCACCCAGACGCCGAAGTCCCGCCGCAGGTCGCCCATCAGGGAGTTCACCGAGTCGAGCAGCCCCGTCTCGCCCGCCGCCTCGAGCCGGATGTGCCAGTCCGTCAGCTCGCTGAAAAGCTCCGCGAACTCGGCGGGGGTACGCGCCGCCTCCCGACGCTCTTCGAGCCTCCGGAATCCGGCCGCGAAGTCCTGCGCGACCTGTTGTTGG
Proteins encoded in this window:
- a CDS encoding zinc ribbon domain-containing protein is translated as MQTDTKLVERFHRILVEEIHRGAPEYLEGSFTVAEIYQSLVPYRTHRDRLGVRMNGDYEDALLRLLAGQGDFLILESDPACAKIRRELDQSNPNTGIYREFAAVGVRLNPARLASISPRAVDEDRERGIQATLDTGEGSSETMPRETSTAETEKESVPPAKREGPRGGPAVDHCPECDGALPDRENLRFCPRCGANLFVVPCRHCGEPLERGWLYCVSCGEPAQG
- a CDS encoding tetratricopeptide repeat protein; translated protein: MVDRFWSSEEYDERAHSLYNEGDVDGALETLKEGLALYPNAVDLYVGLGHARLAREEFAWARLAFERALILDAGHEDAMVGMGEVLLRLGRSSEGLDLFRRVEALGYEDDVELMLTMGRALYREGLFAQAKQAFARLAAARPDSAEAVASMGYTVHRLGDEVAACRHLRRALRLDPDLHEARTYLGHLLYDRGDWEGSLREFERVPPAEHWDSLAVWRVLDLKRSVTGVPEGDARLRPWSERLTQLETLEWDPVEEILAEVEARVSGSHPWALHDENQLELFGLGSGPGAAADYVQVRLAGGQILRGPFSDVVRQFRDHLGFSHEALVPFMRRMAERWLEQHGVEVPYGDPEAFVRTAADAGLLHLNDLQANSGDPAPAGE
- a CDS encoding hydantoinase B/oxoprolinase family protein; the encoded protein is MHPPATTLGSIEIEVFRHLFTALAEEMGATLRRAGSSPNIKERRDYSCALFSPGGTLVAQGDHMPVHLGALPMSVAATLRALGPLAPGDVAILNDPYEGGTHLPDITMVAPAIHPASGTRLGYVAARAHHADVGGMTPGSMPIAREIFQEGLRIPPVHLIREGRRVPETWRLLLANVRTPAEREGDLDAQLGALEVGIRRLGEMADRRGAESILSAQSELVAYGDRLVHEGIRRIPAGRWTADDQLDSDGMGTESIPIRVELSTDGERIRLDFTGSGEQAAGGVNAVAAVTSSAARYVLRCVVEDLLGTDLPAGGGSMSAMELVLPEGSIVNASPPAAVAAGNVETSQRITDVLFQAFALALPDRIPALSQGTMNNMTIGGLDPRTGRHFAYYETVGGGMGAGPRASGLSGVHTHMSNTMNTPIEALEHTYPVRVLRYAIRRGSGGKGLHRGGDGLRRDVQLLAPAEVTLLSERRRQGPRGARGGEDGAVGENVLIRGTRATALADKVTFRCEAGDVVSIRSPGGGGWGVGR
- a CDS encoding glycosyltransferase, which codes for MIYIAIPAHNEAGTLGVLLWKIRKVMAEFGRDFEIVVLDDASDDGTAEVLARYARALPLRTVRAEQRLGYGAAVERLLRDIVDRSAYPKRDVVVTLQGDFTENPEDLVDMVKAIEGGADLVAGRVAEEGTGLPKPVRVSRRLARVLLGRALTRAPVADPLSGFRAYRVIVVKKAVRELPEGERLLWSKGWGANLELLSKVAPHARRIEECPFRVGFAHRERASRFRPVAGLRSLLGLRRTVWPAPAATSPPLP
- a CDS encoding lysophospholipid acyltransferase family protein → MTEPRISHRAEQLLLLSVSAVVRRLPEPVALGLGAACGWIAGSVLRIRRRVVAENLERAFPERTPSWRRKVASACYRHLGREAAALLLLEGMTPAEIRERCGVSGLDRVHAALAQGRGVLLLTGHLGNWEIGGAAVAANGVPIDVVARIQRNRLFEARLRRMREELGMRVVYRHEATRHLLRSLREPRAVALVADQNAPVGGLFVDFFGTPAATARGPGLLAARTGAEVLTALVRRLDGHRARYHLAIEPLDFETAGDPAGDLLALTRAYHAALEAAIRESPEQYFWFHKRWKTRPDEEEPGSEGVVPVGPEEGRAMESGPENRTAEDSE
- a CDS encoding ABC transporter ATP-binding protein yields the protein MTLIRRILGYLAPYRPVFALAVLATSIFAALDAFSLALLIPFLQTLFSEPGGGAAAAPGEEGTLERIMDWTVGRFVDLSAPPADAMQGIILFLLVVFLLKNAFDYLRTYLVAWIEQSVTRDLRNEVYDHLVDLDLVFFGRTRMGQIVSRVTHDIEQLRTLVSRELARILSSGFELVAALGWMVLISWRLTLAAFIVVPGVALIWGPLLRRVRRGDRAVLNLAGDVNSHLQETLAGIRVVKASAAEAHERKRFRALTWSYFKNFVRTERYRALSAPITETAGALGTVAILWYGTRLVLEGGSVSGEEFITFVALSMKLYAPVKYLGKLPAIVQPGLVAAERAFEFLDAPIEIRDRPQAVPFPGVREEIAFDRVSFEYRAGEPVLQEASFRAGAGTVTALVGPSGAGKTTIVDLLARFYDVTGGRILVDGTDLREFSLRSLRERLGVVSQETVLFHDTVRANIAYALEGVTGEAVEAAARAAHAHEFVARLPYGYDTVVGERGTQLSGGERQRIAIARAVLRDPPILILDEATSALDSESERLVQEALGRLLAGRTVFVVAHRLSTIQRADQILVMEGGRIVQHGTHEALLHEGGLYRRLHDLQFRSPDLPIGIPAGSA
- a CDS encoding response regulator; translation: MTHLRAAKRILWVDDEVELLRPHCLFLQQRGYHVDAIANGDDALALLRDEPYDLVLLDERMPGRRGLEVLEILRREDPHARVVMITKSEEDRTMTEAIGRRVDDYLVKPASPRQVLSMVTRILEGPSIRQQQVAQDFAAGFRRLEERREAARTPAEFAELFSELTDWHIRLEAAGETGLLDSVNSLMGDLRRDFGVWVKEVYPLWMRDRGDRPTLSTDLVTRYLFPLLGRNPVLLVVLDCMRLDQWRVMRPLLAPLFDVEEDLYYSILPTATPYSRNAIFSGQFPERIAADRPGWWEGIGEEGSLNDFEQPLLTRHLRSLAGRDIPVHYEKIFSEREGERLRARVTSALKTEGGVVALVFNFMDLLIHSRGESPVFMEVARDEISLRELTRSWLERSSLLQVLREVAAQGISTVLTTDHGSIHCNRPTTVFARKDATSNLRFKFGYDLKAEDPKAVFATSDPADLRIPHGRIGTGYVLALEDYFLVYPTKLREYQNRYRGAFLHGGISPEEMIVPVATLKPRPR